From the genome of Triticum aestivum cultivar Chinese Spring chromosome 1A, IWGSC CS RefSeq v2.1, whole genome shotgun sequence:
tgcaacaaacaaataattaACTCAACTGACACGCAAGatatggaaggcatctggagcatcggtctggGGTCGTTacacttccccaacaagccagctccccaTTTGGCGTGTTCCTCAACTAGGgcgcgggtcagctcccgtcccatcccggccgtacgatgggacgagtcttcactcaaggacgagcaaggcaacagtgcccctcccatgcctctggtcagccgggggTGGAAAAAGTGCTCCACCTACCCGCTGACTAGGGCCGGCGTGGCTATAGTGCACCCGACGTCATtgctgacgccagcaagcggcaacctgacggagcgccactatAGCAGGctcaacccggccactccctgaTGATCTACAAGACAGCGAATAGTGCCCCTAGGAACACGGTGCCCACGCCTGGAGAACTCGACAAGCCCtgacacccggcgggtcccagcaccggcttcccagacgatgacaacccggccccacggccttctaacattaccattgtacccctgggggttggcctataaaccccccaggagccctcatgcatacgggcacgACGAGAATGATAACGACCAGAGACACACTCACACACCAGACTAGCCACACACACGCAccaggagaaggagcagcctaagccttggcttgccttccttcttcctccatacagctctaggagcagctCTGTACCGTTACACATAAACCACACTCAGAAGGACtagggtgttatctctccggagagccccgaacctgggtatgtctggcgtcccgcgctcgctcatgccgacctcgcctttggagcccaccagtgccctcgagcctcctcctctctttagccatcccttggcatctgccgtgcgcccaccatgatAGTTCCCAAGGTAAGGAAGAAGTCTACTTTCATAATGGTCAAGCGACCACTAGGAAAACTGTGGACAGAGTTTTtaggattttgcaagcccaatttgctattgtgcgaGGACAATATAGATTTCGGGATCAAGAGATCCTTTGGTACATCATCATGGCGTGTGTGATCatgaacaacatgatcattgagaataAGTGTGGGAAGATTTGGATGGCACCTTCTATGAGCTCATGGGAAAACCCGTGCAGCCGCGTAGAAGGGAGGACTGAATCCAATGCTTTCTTGAGGTGTACCATGACATTCGAGATGTCAATACACACGTAGATTTTCAAAAGGCTGTCATGGAGGAGTGATGGATGTGGTATGGGAAAcaacatccctagtttcatcttatcatgtgaTGAACATTTTGTGTGATGTGAACTATGTAACACTTTAATGTTGTGGATTGATGAATTTTATTTATGTTTCTAGTATTTGCGTTTTATTTGGTCTAGAATTATTCAAGGTGagtttgagatatgaatatgttcAATATGTATGCAATTGTTGTGCCTAATACATGACAATTGCAAACTTACCCGATACCAAGCATTTTCCTAAAAGCCTGCTACGCGTCGGCCGGGTGATGTTTAGAAAACATCCGCCGCCTCGGTAGCCGTAGGATCATGAGCTCGACAACTGTCTGATCTTCTTCTCCGATGTTCTTCCCGTGCATCAATCTTTCGAACAAGGCATGAGCCTTGTTGTGCTCTTGCCGAACTGTTTTTTCTTTGGAACAAGGCCTATGTTTCGGAAACAAGACCTCTGTTGCAGAACAAAAAACTTCGTTGTCGCCCCCTTTGTGTTGTGCTCGCTCCCTCTACAACAAGAAGCTTGTTgcagaaacaaaaaaaaaatcccCTTGCAATTAGTGGTCGTTCGCCACCACCATTTGCAACACAGTCGTTGTTGCGGAAACTCGTTTCGCAGCACAAGCGCTGGCGGTGAGGGCCGCGATGAACGACGCGCGCTAGCTGGGTAGGTCCCCGGTGCGATGCGGGGAGGCAGCGAGCGAGGGCGCAGTAAATAGCGGAAGTTTCGTCCCTCTTCCCAAGCTCGCAGGAGTTTTACAACAGCTAGGTTTGCCATGGGTTCTCTCTCTTCTCACGAATGGCAGAGGATTTGGATGCGTGCTTGGGGGGCTTACATCCATGAAAGGGACCTGGAGGTAGGAGATGAGGTTCAGGGCAAAATATGTGGTTGTGCTCTTTTCATTTGGGATAAGAATGATAGAGTGGCTGTGGGTCCTCACGCTCATGTTACGTCGAGGTACTGCAGAAAAAAGAACTGCAAAATCCGATTTAATTTTTCATAATCGATTAGTTAACATGGCGGTTAACTATATCCCCATTTCCCTCTTCTTTGAGACCAGGATTCCTTATGTAATTTCATTCAAGTCTTAAATGAAAGGATCTAGTTGAAATCTTAAAGTGTGGTAGCAAGAACTATATATAGTTTTTTCTATGACTATGTAGGCACGTGTCGCACAGTTGAATTGGATTTTGCAACACGGTCCTGTTGTAAAGCTCATGCGTATAATAAGAGTTGTTGTGTGCCGCACGATTAAAAGTTAATCAGATGGCTGCAGAGGCGGTCGACGCAATCAGGCAGATGATACCAAGCATTTTCCTAAAAATAATATACAAACGCAAATCCAATAATTTAGAGGAAAAACTTATTTTTCTTTCCAAGTTTATTAATATCCTTCCACGTGCTATTGCCATTACAGTTACCCACTGGTGCGCGTACATATGTTTCTCTCACGAAACGTTAAACACGCTTAAGGCACGACAGGCCTAATTATTAGTAGAGTAGTTAGTTCTATGTGATGGTCACCGAGATGAGGCCGTCGGATTCTTCGTCCACGACGTCCCCGAACCGGACAACCCTGACGGCCAGGCTCTCCGCTGGCCCCGACGCCGCCGGCGAGATGGCGTGGTGCACCGACGGCCTGGAGACGAGATTGTAAGCCTGGATCCTGTCCACTTTGGTCACCCGCACAGCTTCGTCCACGACGTCCACTACCCGGACAACACTGACGGCCAGGTTCTCCGCTGGCCCCGAAGTCGCCGGCGCGATGGCGTGGTGCACCGACGGCCTGGAGACGAGGTTGTAAGCCTGGATCCTGTCCACTTTCGTCACCCGCACAGCTCCATCGACGGGAAGCTCAGTGCCCGTGCTGGtgctcgcagccaccgtcttgcccctgccgccgccacctccgctgCGCCGGAACATTCTCGAACTTTCCCTCTCCTGGGTGGATACAAAGTTATCTAACTAGCTGGAGCTAGATCTGTTTGTAGCGAGAGGAGTGCGTGGTTTCACTGAGCTCGGTTTTGGTGGTCATTTATAGGCTCCATCGTAGCTTAGCTATGAGAGGTGTGTTTTCGCGGGACTCCCTCTGGAGATGCTTAATTCCACACTGACGTGAGTGCAGTCATATTCGTGAGCTGCTTTAGTTTGGAATAGAAGCAAATGAAACATGGATATAATGCAGGTGATAGTTATCTCAAATGTTCGGTCGTTTGGAAATAATAATATCGTTCCCCGGGGCGAATTCGCACCCGATGCTCGAGAGTGGGGGAAGGCATCTCGACCAAATCATGCTCTCTTGGTATCGATGTCAGTAGCTAGATGCCTAGATCACACTATAGCTTTAGTAGCTGTCGAACATTTGGACATGCTAGCAGATCAATAAAAGAATCAAGATACTTATGAAGTGTTTTACACGTATATGTCATGGACTCATGGTGGACCTCATGGTAAGCAATTCGTAACAGCTTTGATGAAACTGGAAGAGCGAGGAATAAGCATCTCGAATAACTTAGGCAGGCTCTCAAGAAGAAAATATCATGCAAAGATGCTTCAAGTGATGGGTCGAGTTACATTGGTGGGGCATAATAATTATTGCTCGATGAAATGCAAAGGGGTGGTGTACTGGTGTTGTGGTTTCACTTGTTAGGCCGGCTTGGTTTACTTTGTTCGGTTTATTGCACGACCACATGAGTCAGGTGGGCGCATGACATTGCTTAATTAAGCTTGTAGTAATATATTTGGTTGACTTCGGTAATTATTGATCAGTTTTGCTAAAACACATCTAGATGTGTCTTAAGTATTGAATATTTAGGTTACTCGTTAaacattaaaaaaactaaaaagtgATTGATGCAGGAAAGAACTTTAGGTAGCCCCAAGCTCACATGGGACGACATGGGAAGTGGGTAAAAAAGATGTCGCATTAACGAAGGGGTTCCATGATTATGGAGGCTATCAATATGACGGCTTTGCTAGACCCGTGGGTCCCATGAAGCCAGTTTTCAAAAAGGATTAGAATTTGGATTGATCAAATTAAAAGCTAACAAATAAGCAACCAATTAATATGAGCAAAATGATGATCAAGGATGAGATGCCACATGTCCTACTACGTCCTGCGAAATTTGGTGGCAACTAATTGTGGATTACCCCTAGCTGGCACATCAAGCAGACACTTCTAAAACACACACGAGGCTCGGGAATACGACACGTGGAAGACCCACGAAGCAACACATGGAGACACTACATGGCACAAGGGGGATGGGTGCAGCTGGAATTATTCACTCTTGTTAGAAGCGTGCATCCTCTATTGGAAGCGAGACGTTGCGTCGTTTCTCGGAGCGCCACCATAACGCCCTCACCCTTCTCTCGCTGCTcactctcccctctctccactcccACACCAGCGGCGGCGAGCACAAAATCTAGATGGCAAGCAGCGGCTACAAGCATCAGAGTGAAGCTCTGGACAGCGAGCACCGATTTCATCACCACAACGATAGGCATCAGTCAATGGAGGTAAGCCATCTACCCCCAATGGCATCAATTTACCATGCATGCGTTTGGTTTTCGATTTATGCATTGAATCTAGCCATCGATTTTGATTTAGGACTCGATTTAGCCATATCCAATTAGGGATTTGAGTGGTTCTAATAGGAGAGTAAGATTTTCACTGGGGGAGGGGGGGTAAATCGAGTTTACATCCATTCAAATCCAACCCAACAAGCAGTAGAGCCTAGCCGAGGTGAGCCTAGAGGTGCCTAGAGTGGTGGTAGCCTTGGTGCTTCTAACCGTCGAGATCCAAGGGCATTGTACGACATCCTAGCTGAGGAGTCGTGGCCACTATCTCCACCACTTTGTCATTACTAGCATCCTCCATCTCGATCGATTCGACATTGCCAGCATCCACCATCTCCCCCCCCTCCTCGTCCAAAACAATGGTGGCCCATGCCACCGTGCTGGCTGCCTGGCCAGCAGGAGCCCTGACAGACCTGTACTTGGCCCATCTAGCTCTCTGACCTGGAGCGGACGACTCGGTGTCAATCATCGCCCACAATAGTATGTCCACTatgtcctgcaagtgcacagggTTATGTAGCAATCTCATGATAAGTAAGGTTTGTTGATCCCACATGGAGCAGAAAGGATGACACCACAATCCCCGCAGTTGTGTTGTCTGCGCAACTACACTCACACCCAAATTGGAGTTTGGAAATAGTTAACTTAAGTAGGTTGCCAGGGGAAACGACAAAGAGAGAATTAAACTAAGGTACTAGAGATAAcggaaaataaatactaaactaaACGGAGAAAATAAAGTATGAAAGGTATGTGATGTTTTAGATGAGGTTGCTAGCATATAGGTACGAACTCTTTCGGCTCCGGCATGGAATGGAGTTAAGCTTTACGACTATACTATGCGGTGGCTAAGTCAATATGTGAATTATAGGATACGACAATCTACTGATGGTGGGTGGTCCCTCACATAACGTTATCCCTCAAGACGCGCTATACTGAGATAACTCATTCGTCCTAATTCTTGTCACATACCTGCAGTGGCTAACGTAAAGATATTAAGGTCACGATGACCGGACGAAGGCAATAAGTTCTATGGACAACCCTCCTCCTAGAATAATTGTGTTCCCATTAAGATGTTTGCACCTGTCGTGTCGCGGGTCTGTCGTTTTCCACAACCATCTATCAACTTCATGTGTGGCCTAAGTTGAACGTCTCCAACTACGTCAATGGATTGAACGCCTCCAATCACTAAACTACCATAGAGGTAATAAGCAACACaaaacaacacacataaatagactATAAACATATCGAATGACCACTTACTAATCGACTGACCCATAGCCAACAATTACTCGAATAACATCACATAAAAGGGGGTTCAAGAGTTGTTACAACCCATTATGGAGAacatggtggaggaggaagaaggggtgtaGATAGTGTTGATGGCGGCGCTGCGgtagatggtggtggtgatggcgCGGTGGAGGCGGCCCATGGCTGCGCCCCACCAGTGGTGGCTCCCTTCCAGTCTCCCTCTTGGTTGCAACAATGGTGTTCTTGATGTGGACAG
Proteins encoded in this window:
- the LOC123097402 gene encoding uncharacterized protein; this encodes MFRRSGGGGGRGKTVAASTSTGTELPVDGAVRVTKVDRIQAYNLVSRPSVHHAIAPATSGPAENLAVSVVRVVDVVDEAVRVTKVDRIQAYNLVSRPSVHHAISPAASGPAESLAVRVVRFGDVVDEESDGLISVTIT